A segment of the Bacillus carboniphilus genome:
ATTCCGTGAACCTCTAGAATTTGTTCTGCATTTACGTAGGTACCAGAACCTGGAGCACCAACTGATACTTTTTTACCTTTTAAATCTTCGACAGAAGTGATTCCAGAATCAGCTTTTGTAACGATTTGAACTGTTTCAGGATATAGAGAAGCAATAGCTTGTACGTTATCAATTGCATTCCCCTCAAAAGAGTTAATTCCTTCAATTGCATTTGATGCTACGTCAGTTTGTACAAATGCAAGATCAGCACTACCATCTGCTAGAGCTGCCATATTATCAGCTGATGCATTGGAAGATTGAGCAGTTGTATCAATTCCAGTTTCATCAGAAATAATTTGAGCAAGTTCTCCACCCAGTGGATAGTAAGTCCCACTTGTTCCACCTGTTAACATATTCATGAATTCAGGTTTATCTCCAGACCCGGAATCTTCACCAGATCCACATGCTGCTAGAAATAAAGAAGCAGTTAGTAACATGACGATTGAAAGCAAAAAGCCTTTTTTCATATGTATTTCCCCCTTGTAAAATAATTGTAAACTATGAATATTTTACATAGTTTGTTAGAGTTCTGTCAAACTATTAGTAGTCTAAAAGTCTCGAATATAGTCAAAAAAGCGCATACATTCCATTGTGTTTACTATTTTAGTATATTATTTTGTTTTTGTCTAACCGATTAACTCTTCTTCTTCTAGCTTCTTTTTTTCTTGTTCAGAAATAGCTTCTTCTTCGTCTCTTAGCTTATGGGCTAAACGGGACGAGGCATTTGCAGCGATACTCGCTACGATATCGTCTAAGAAGGTATGAACACTTTCACCATATTTTGTATCTAATTTTTTTATTATTCCAATCTTATTCTTATCTAAATGTCCGAAAGTTGTTACTGCAATGCTTCCATAACCCAAGGATGCTCCTAATGCAATCGTTTCATCGA
Coding sequences within it:
- a CDS encoding TAXI family TRAP transporter solute-binding subunit, which encodes MKKGFLLSIVMLLTASLFLAACGSGEDSGSGDKPEFMNMLTGGTSGTYYPLGGELAQIISDETGIDTTAQSSNASADNMAALADGSADLAFVQTDVASNAIEGINSFEGNAIDNVQAIASLYPETVQIVTKADSGITSVEDLKGKKVSVGAPGSGTYVNAEQILEVHGMTMDDIDAQNLDFGESTGGIQDGNIDAAFITSGTPTGAVEGLSATTDIAIVPVAEDKIDELIAKYPYYAKDVIAEGTYGLGSDVTTVAVLAMLAVSDELSEDVVYDITKAIFENVDKISHAKGAFITKESALDGLGIDLHPGAKKYFDEEGISK